From one Haloferax marinisediminis genomic stretch:
- a CDS encoding twin-arginine translocation signal domain-containing protein, translating into MTGKTNSVGDRISRRGVLRKSAITAGALTLGGVAFAGDAAAQNDGTTGGTALVMMNDYCPPPTFALPKKYNYISLPPSLCIPAESAVGGPVSRSGVPVLLACELPRERVGAEKVPLLPRSVPVPV; encoded by the coding sequence ATGACAGGAAAAACAAACTCGGTAGGTGACCGTATCTCTCGGCGAGGGGTACTGCGGAAGAGTGCGATTACAGCAGGTGCGCTGACACTCGGTGGTGTCGCCTTCGCAGGCGACGCGGCGGCACAGAACGACGGAACCACGGGCGGGACGGCGCTCGTCATGATGAACGACTACTGTCCTCCCCCGACGTTCGCGCTGCCCAAGAAGTACAACTACATCTCGTTGCCCCCGTCTCTCTGCATTCCAGCGGAAAGCGCCGTGGGAGGCCCTGTGTCCCGCTCCGGCGTTCCAGTACTGCTTGCCTGCGAGCTGCCACGCGAGCGAGTCGGCGCTGAAAAAGTACCACTTCTACCTCGTTCGGTACCTGTACCCGTCTAA
- a CDS encoding signal recognition particle protein Srp54 yields the protein MVLDNLGSSLRGSLDKLRGKSRLDEDDVQEIVKEIQRSLLSADVDVSLVMDLSDSIKTRALEEEPPGGTNARDHVLKIVYEELVGLIGESTEIPLESQTIMLAGLQGSGKTTTSAKMAWWFSKKGLRPAVIQTDTFRPGAYDQAKQMCERAEVEFYGDPDCDDPVQIAREGLEATEDADIHIVDTAGRHALEDDLIAEIEEIEDVVQPDLNLLVLDAAIGQGAKDQAQQFDESIGIGGVVITKLDGTAKGGGALTAVNETDSSIAFLGMGETVQDIERFEPNGFISRLLGMGDLKQLSERVERAMSETQAEDEDWDPEEMMKGNFTLKDMQKQMEAMNKMGPLDQVLDMIPGLGGGLKDQLPDDAMDVTKDRMRSFEVIMDSMTDEELENPRIVGASRVKRIAQGSGKDEETIQELLEQHRMMERTIKQFQGMGDGDMQRMMKKLQQQGGGGGGMGGLGGMGPF from the coding sequence ATGGTACTCGATAATCTCGGGAGTTCTCTCCGCGGCAGTCTCGACAAGCTGCGGGGTAAGTCCCGTCTCGACGAGGACGACGTTCAGGAGATCGTCAAGGAGATTCAGCGCTCCTTGCTCTCTGCAGACGTCGACGTCAGCCTCGTCATGGACCTCTCTGACTCCATCAAGACGCGGGCACTGGAGGAAGAGCCACCGGGTGGGACGAACGCTCGCGACCACGTCCTGAAAATCGTCTACGAGGAGCTCGTCGGCCTCATCGGTGAGTCGACGGAGATTCCGCTCGAATCACAGACCATCATGCTCGCCGGCCTGCAGGGGTCGGGGAAGACGACCACCTCCGCCAAGATGGCGTGGTGGTTCTCGAAGAAAGGCCTTCGCCCGGCGGTCATTCAGACCGACACCTTCCGCCCCGGCGCGTACGACCAGGCCAAGCAGATGTGTGAACGCGCCGAGGTCGAATTCTACGGCGACCCCGACTGCGACGACCCAGTCCAAATCGCACGTGAGGGTCTCGAAGCGACCGAAGACGCCGACATCCACATCGTGGACACGGCCGGTCGCCACGCGCTCGAAGACGACCTCATCGCCGAAATCGAAGAGATAGAAGATGTCGTCCAACCCGACCTGAATCTGCTCGTCCTCGACGCGGCAATCGGGCAGGGCGCGAAAGACCAGGCCCAGCAGTTCGACGAATCCATCGGCATCGGTGGCGTCGTCATCACCAAGCTCGACGGGACGGCGAAAGGTGGCGGTGCGCTGACCGCCGTCAACGAGACGGACTCGTCTATCGCCTTCCTCGGGATGGGTGAGACGGTCCAAGACATCGAGCGGTTCGAACCCAACGGCTTCATCTCGCGTCTCCTCGGGATGGGCGACCTGAAGCAACTCTCCGAGCGCGTCGAACGCGCCATGTCCGAGACCCAGGCCGAAGACGAGGACTGGGACCCCGAGGAGATGATGAAGGGGAACTTCACCCTCAAGGACATGCAAAAACAGATGGAGGCGATGAACAAGATGGGGCCGCTCGACCAGGTCCTCGACATGATTCCGGGCCTCGGCGGCGGACTCAAAGACCAACTCCCGGACGACGCGATGGACGTGACCAAAGACCGGATGCGCTCGTTCGAGGTCATCATGGACTCCATGACCGACGAGGAACTGGAGAATCCGCGTATCGTCGGTGCCTCCCGCGTGAAACGCATCGCACAGGGGTCGGGGAAGGACGAAGAGACGATTCAGGAACTCCTCGAACAGCACCGCATGATGGAGCGCACCATCAAGCAGTTCCAGGGCATGGGCGACGGCGACATGCAGCGGATGATGAAGAAACTCCAGCAACAGGGCGGCGGCGGTGGCGGTATGGGCGGTCTCGGCGGCATGGGGCCGTTCTGA
- a CDS encoding D-2-hydroxyacid dehydrogenase, giving the protein MVRILVLDQPADSIPAEVHADALRERLPDETIVHPKTTEETLEAARDADVITGSRLPDGVLDVADNLTLFAGAMAGYDHLPLEAFRERGVAVTNASGVHGPNIAEHVIGWLLTITRRLDEGIRRQDRGEWRYFQAYGELQGSTVTVVGLGAIGQAVVERLDPFGVETIGVRYTPEKGGPTDRVIGFDELDSALVETEYLVLACPLTDATRNLIDQQAFYALPNHAVLVNVARGGVVDTDALVKSVQRGHIRAAALDVTEPEPLPHDHPLWDFENVFITPHVAGYTPHYFTRLADILAENVERLRDGDPAVTLRNQVLPQTPRTSSEDT; this is encoded by the coding sequence ATGGTTCGAATCCTGGTCCTCGACCAACCCGCAGACAGTATCCCTGCTGAGGTGCACGCCGACGCGCTCCGTGAACGACTCCCCGACGAGACCATCGTCCATCCGAAGACGACCGAAGAAACCCTCGAAGCTGCACGAGACGCAGACGTAATCACTGGGTCCAGACTCCCGGACGGTGTTCTCGATGTGGCCGACAACCTCACACTCTTTGCGGGTGCGATGGCTGGATACGACCATCTTCCGCTGGAGGCGTTTCGCGAACGGGGCGTCGCCGTCACGAACGCCTCGGGCGTCCACGGACCCAACATCGCCGAACACGTCATCGGGTGGCTGTTGACCATTACCCGCCGCCTCGACGAGGGAATCCGCCGACAAGACCGCGGCGAGTGGCGATACTTTCAGGCCTACGGGGAACTGCAGGGGTCCACCGTAACCGTCGTCGGCCTCGGCGCGATTGGGCAGGCAGTGGTCGAACGCCTCGACCCGTTCGGCGTCGAAACCATCGGCGTTCGCTACACACCCGAGAAAGGCGGCCCGACAGACCGTGTGATTGGCTTCGACGAACTGGACTCGGCCCTCGTCGAGACAGAGTACCTCGTGCTCGCGTGCCCGCTAACCGACGCGACGCGGAACCTCATCGACCAGCAGGCGTTCTACGCACTCCCGAACCACGCCGTCCTCGTGAACGTCGCCCGCGGAGGCGTCGTCGATACCGACGCACTCGTCAAGTCGGTTCAGCGCGGACATATCCGAGCGGCCGCACTCGACGTGACCGAGCCAGAACCACTCCCACACGACCACCCGCTGTGGGACTTCGAGAACGTGTTCATCACCCCGCACGTCGCGGGCTACACGCCACACTACTTCACCCGACTGGCCGACATCCTCGCGGAGAACGTCGAGCGGCTACGAGATGGCGACCCAGCTGTCACGCTTCGGAACCAAGTGCTTCCCCAAACCCCACGTACTTCATCCGAGGATACATAG
- a CDS encoding LysE family translocator: MTGLVFGLQPTTVLAFSGAAIALILTPGPDTMYVLARGLDGRESGVRSAFGIATGVLFHTMLATLGVAALLQTVPEAAMAIQYVGAAYLIYLGVVALRNDEFDPSVETDASGSFRRGVLVNALNPKVALFFLAFLPGFAGRGPGAGQRMAFLGALYALLTAIYLSSVALGANRLGDALAETRVTRLLNYVGAGTMLLLGVVLALE, from the coding sequence ATGACGGGACTCGTGTTCGGACTGCAACCCACCACTGTCCTCGCCTTCTCCGGGGCGGCCATCGCGCTCATCCTCACACCCGGTCCCGACACGATGTACGTCCTCGCGCGCGGACTCGACGGACGTGAGTCGGGCGTTCGCTCGGCGTTCGGTATCGCAACCGGCGTCCTGTTTCACACGATGCTCGCCACGCTCGGCGTCGCCGCACTCCTCCAGACGGTGCCCGAAGCGGCGATGGCAATCCAGTACGTCGGTGCGGCGTACCTCATCTACCTCGGCGTGGTGGCCTTACGAAACGACGAGTTCGACCCATCTGTCGAGACGGACGCGTCGGGGAGTTTTCGTCGGGGCGTCCTCGTCAACGCATTGAACCCGAAGGTCGCGCTGTTCTTCCTCGCATTTCTGCCCGGATTCGCCGGACGTGGCCCCGGTGCAGGCCAGCGGATGGCGTTCCTGGGTGCGCTGTACGCGCTCCTCACGGCGATATATCTCTCCAGTGTCGCACTCGGTGCCAACAGACTCGGCGACGCACTGGCCGAGACACGAGTCACCCGCCTGTTGAACTACGTCGGCGCGGGGACGATGCTACTACTCGGTGTCGTACTCGCGCTGGAATGA
- the ftsY gene encoding signal recognition particle-docking protein FtsY, with the protein MFDGLKKKLNRFREDVEDTAEEKAAAEAEAEAEAADAEAEAADAETEAEFDEEPVTETDAASADTETADASEPDTAAEADEADAASAETPAPEADDAAETTADDSDAATDQETRESLASDAAKAALAEEDDTDSSSSASRLKRAAAFATGKVVIEEEDLEDPLWELEMALLQSDVEMQVAEEILDTIREKLIGETRKQVQSTGQLVSEALHDALYEVISVGQFDFDQHIADADKPVTLIFTGINGVGKTTTIAKLARYFEKQGYSTVLANGDTYRAGANEQIREHAEALDKKLITHEQGGDPAAVIYDAVEYADAHDIDIVLGDTAGRLHTSNDLMAQLEKIDRVVGPDLTIFVDEAVAGQDAVERARKFNDAAAIDGAILTKADADSNGGAAISIAYVTGKPILFLGVGQGYDHIERFDPEAMVERLLGDDE; encoded by the coding sequence ATGTTCGACGGACTGAAGAAGAAACTCAACCGCTTCCGGGAAGACGTCGAAGATACCGCCGAAGAGAAAGCCGCAGCGGAGGCTGAGGCCGAGGCAGAGGCAGCAGACGCCGAAGCCGAAGCAGCAGACGCAGAGACAGAGGCGGAATTCGACGAAGAACCGGTGACCGAGACCGATGCGGCATCGGCCGACACCGAGACAGCAGACGCTTCGGAACCCGATACGGCCGCCGAGGCCGACGAAGCAGACGCTGCATCGGCCGAGACGCCCGCCCCCGAAGCGGACGACGCAGCCGAGACGACGGCAGACGATTCGGACGCCGCGACTGACCAAGAGACGCGTGAGTCGCTCGCGTCGGACGCCGCCAAAGCGGCCCTCGCCGAGGAGGACGATACGGATTCGTCGTCCAGTGCGAGCAGACTGAAGCGCGCTGCCGCGTTCGCCACGGGGAAAGTCGTCATCGAGGAAGAAGACCTCGAAGACCCCCTGTGGGAACTGGAGATGGCGCTCCTCCAGAGCGACGTCGAGATGCAGGTCGCAGAGGAGATTCTCGATACCATCCGCGAGAAACTCATCGGCGAGACGCGAAAACAGGTCCAGAGTACGGGCCAACTCGTCTCCGAAGCGCTCCACGATGCGCTCTACGAAGTCATCAGCGTCGGACAGTTCGACTTCGACCAGCACATCGCCGACGCGGACAAGCCTGTCACCCTCATCTTCACCGGCATCAACGGCGTCGGGAAGACGACGACCATCGCGAAACTCGCCCGCTACTTCGAAAAGCAGGGCTACTCGACGGTCCTCGCCAACGGTGACACCTACCGCGCCGGTGCGAACGAGCAGATTCGCGAGCACGCAGAGGCGCTCGACAAGAAACTCATCACCCACGAACAGGGTGGTGACCCGGCGGCCGTCATCTACGACGCCGTCGAGTACGCCGACGCGCACGACATCGACATCGTCCTCGGCGACACTGCCGGTCGACTTCACACGTCGAACGACCTGATGGCGCAGTTGGAGAAAATCGACCGCGTCGTCGGCCCGGACCTCACCATCTTCGTGGACGAGGCCGTCGCCGGACAGGACGCAGTCGAACGCGCCCGCAAGTTCAACGACGCGGCGGCCATCGACGGTGCCATCCTCACGAAGGCCGACGCCGACTCGAACGGTGGCGCGGCAATCTCCATCGCCTACGTCACGGGCAAGCCAATCTTGTTCCTCGGCGTGGGACAGGGCTACGACCACATCGAGCGGTTCGACCCCGAAGCGATGGTCGAACGACTCCTCGGCGACGACGAGTAA
- the pfdA gene encoding prefoldin subunit alpha, with product MGGGQQQLQQLSQQLQALDEEIEELEGEVSDLNDEKAEIDEAVEAIETLETGSTVQVPLGGDAYLRAEVQDIDEVIVSLGANYAAEQDQSSAVEALRRKQDMLDEEIASIRGEIEELEEESEQVEQQAMQAQQQMQQQQMQQMQQQMQGEGEDGDDE from the coding sequence ATGGGCGGCGGTCAGCAGCAACTCCAGCAGCTCTCCCAGCAGCTTCAGGCACTCGACGAGGAAATCGAAGAACTCGAAGGCGAGGTCTCGGACCTCAACGACGAGAAGGCCGAAATCGACGAAGCCGTCGAAGCAATCGAGACGCTCGAGACGGGTTCGACCGTGCAGGTCCCACTCGGTGGCGACGCGTACCTCCGCGCCGAAGTGCAGGACATCGACGAAGTCATCGTCTCGCTCGGTGCCAACTACGCCGCCGAACAGGACCAGTCGAGCGCAGTCGAAGCGCTCCGCCGCAAGCAGGACATGCTCGACGAAGAGATCGCCAGCATCCGCGGCGAGATCGAAGAGCTCGAAGAAGAGAGCGAACAGGTCGAACAGCAGGCGATGCAGGCCCAACAGCAGATGCAGCAGCAGCAGATGCAGCAGATGCAGCAGCAGATGCAGGGCGAAGGCGAAGACGGCGACGACGAGTAA
- the rpl18a gene encoding 50S ribosomal protein L18Ae, translated as MSQFTISGRFTSRGVTHEFTKTVDAPNENVARDRAFSLIGSEHGIKRTKVELTEVTAA; from the coding sequence ATGAGCCAGTTCACTATCTCTGGACGCTTCACGAGCCGTGGAGTGACCCACGAGTTCACGAAAACTGTGGACGCACCCAACGAGAACGTCGCACGAGACCGTGCATTCTCTCTCATCGGGAGTGAGCACGGCATCAAACGTACGAAGGTCGAACTCACGGAGGTGACCGCAGCATGA
- a CDS encoding translation initiation factor IF-6 has translation MLRASFAGSSYIGVFARATDDVLLVRPDADDSLAEQMAEELDVPLVKTTVGGSGTVGALATGNENGLLVSSRATTREQEALADAVDLPVYELPGRINAAGNVVLANDYGAYVHADLSDEAVSVVEEALEVPVERGDLADVRTVGMAAVANNRGVLCHPKSREPELEALEALLDVRADLGTINYGGPLVGSGLVANDESYLVGEDTTGPELGRIEDALGYID, from the coding sequence GTGCTCCGCGCCTCCTTCGCCGGTTCATCCTACATCGGCGTCTTCGCTCGGGCGACCGACGACGTACTCCTCGTTCGCCCCGACGCTGACGACTCGCTCGCCGAGCAGATGGCCGAGGAACTCGACGTGCCGCTGGTCAAGACGACCGTCGGCGGGTCCGGGACCGTCGGTGCATTAGCGACAGGTAACGAGAACGGACTGCTCGTCTCGAGCCGTGCGACGACCCGCGAACAGGAGGCACTCGCCGACGCTGTAGACCTCCCCGTCTACGAACTACCCGGTCGCATCAACGCCGCTGGGAACGTCGTTCTCGCGAACGACTACGGCGCGTACGTCCACGCTGACCTCTCCGACGAGGCCGTTTCGGTCGTCGAAGAGGCACTCGAGGTCCCCGTCGAACGCGGCGACCTCGCCGACGTTCGAACCGTCGGGATGGCCGCGGTTGCCAACAACCGTGGCGTCCTCTGCCACCCGAAGTCCCGCGAACCCGAACTCGAAGCGCTCGAAGCGCTCCTCGACGTTCGCGCCGACCTCGGAACCATCAACTACGGTGGCCCGCTCGTCGGGTCTGGCCTCGTCGCCAACGACGAGTCGTACCTCGTCGGCGAAGATACGACTGGTCCAGAACTGGGCCGCATCGAAGACGCCCTCGGCTACATCGACTGA
- a CDS encoding 50S ribosomal protein L31e: protein MSANDFEERVVTVPLRDVKAVPSYERAGRAMKIIREHLAKHFKVDADDVRLDTQINETIWAHGRQDPPSKFRVRAARFDEDGESVVEAEPAE, encoded by the coding sequence ATGAGCGCAAACGACTTCGAGGAGCGCGTCGTCACCGTCCCGCTCCGCGACGTGAAGGCTGTCCCGTCCTACGAGCGTGCTGGCCGCGCGATGAAGATCATCCGCGAGCACCTCGCGAAGCACTTCAAGGTCGACGCCGACGACGTGCGTCTCGACACGCAGATCAACGAGACGATCTGGGCGCACGGTCGACAGGACCCGCCGAGCAAGTTCCGCGTCCGCGCCGCACGGTTCGACGAGGACGGCGAGTCGGTCGTCGAAGCCGAACCGGCCGAGTAA
- a CDS encoding 50S ribosomal protein L39e encodes MGKKSKAKKKRLAKLERQNSRVPAWVMLKTDMEVTRNPKRRNWRRSNTDE; translated from the coding sequence ATGGGTAAGAAGTCGAAGGCTAAGAAGAAGCGTCTGGCGAAGCTCGAACGCCAGAACAGTCGTGTCCCCGCGTGGGTCATGCTCAAGACCGACATGGAAGTTACGCGAAACCCCAAGCGTCGCAACTGGCGGCGAAGCAACACGGACGAGTAA
- a CDS encoding DMT family transporter: MSRARTLVGFLALSAVWGSAFLATEIALETVPPAFLAAIRFDIAAVLLFALTIARGDRFLPKLRSEWRPILAGGVFSIGAHHALLFSGQVYVPGSVASVLLGIIPLATPTLTRLTATRERISSVQAAGLVLGFLGLVVIANPNPENLLSSNLVGAVLVFGSAIAFALGAVLTHDSETGMSLLAVQAWMMLIGAITLHVTSIALPWESAADATWIPTTLVATGYLAVVAGAGGFLLYFWLLDRIGPIEVSLLEYVIPLFAALAEWLVLDRVPTLTTVAGFALIFGGFLLFKRESLRGVLRRAVERRRKRKPVDD; the protein is encoded by the coding sequence ATGAGTCGGGCCCGTACACTCGTCGGTTTTCTCGCTCTCTCTGCCGTCTGGGGAAGTGCCTTCCTCGCGACCGAAATCGCCCTCGAGACGGTTCCACCGGCGTTTCTGGCGGCGATTCGGTTCGACATCGCTGCCGTCCTCTTGTTCGCGCTCACCATCGCCCGTGGCGACCGGTTTCTCCCCAAACTGCGAAGCGAGTGGCGACCGATTCTCGCCGGCGGCGTGTTCAGCATCGGGGCCCACCACGCACTCTTGTTCTCGGGGCAGGTGTACGTCCCCGGGTCCGTCGCGTCCGTTCTCCTCGGCATCATCCCGCTCGCGACGCCGACACTCACTCGACTGACCGCCACGCGAGAGCGCATCTCGTCGGTTCAGGCGGCGGGGCTAGTCCTCGGATTCCTCGGCCTCGTCGTCATCGCCAACCCGAACCCCGAGAACTTGCTGTCGTCGAACCTCGTCGGCGCAGTGTTGGTGTTTGGGTCCGCCATCGCGTTCGCCCTCGGGGCCGTACTCACCCACGACAGCGAGACGGGCATGTCGCTGCTCGCGGTGCAGGCGTGGATGATGCTCATCGGTGCGATTACGCTCCACGTGACGAGTATCGCGCTCCCGTGGGAGTCTGCTGCCGACGCGACGTGGATTCCGACGACACTCGTCGCGACGGGATACCTCGCGGTCGTCGCAGGTGCCGGAGGCTTTCTCCTCTACTTCTGGCTCCTCGACCGAATCGGACCCATCGAGGTGAGCCTCTTGGAGTACGTCATCCCGTTGTTCGCCGCCCTCGCAGAGTGGCTGGTTCTCGACCGCGTCCCGACACTGACGACTGTCGCTGGGTTCGCACTCATCTTCGGTGGCTTCCTGCTGTTCAAGCGAGAGTCGCTTCGTGGAGTGCTTCGTCGCGCAGTCGAACGGAGACGGAAACGCAAACCTGTCGACGACTGA
- the thpR gene encoding RNA 2',3'-cyclic phosphodiesterase, whose amino-acid sequence MRLFLALDLPSSLSEGVAAAQALLHDAGGLRFTDPEQAHITLKFLGETPSDRVSAVEEAVESAIDAADVGPFDASVGGLGVFPSLDYIRVVWTGVDDGADEMIRLHEAIERETTAIGFDAEGHDFSPHVTLARMNDARGKDYVTRVVQHEDPTIGSFPVREVRLKKSELGPDGPEYETVSRFSL is encoded by the coding sequence ATGCGGCTCTTCCTCGCTCTCGACCTGCCGTCGTCGCTCTCGGAGGGTGTCGCCGCGGCGCAGGCGTTGCTCCACGACGCGGGTGGGCTCCGATTTACCGACCCTGAACAGGCCCACATCACGCTGAAGTTTCTCGGTGAGACGCCATCGGACCGCGTCTCTGCAGTCGAAGAGGCGGTCGAATCGGCCATCGACGCTGCCGACGTCGGCCCGTTCGACGCCTCGGTTGGTGGGTTGGGTGTGTTCCCCTCACTGGACTACATCCGCGTCGTCTGGACTGGTGTGGACGACGGTGCCGACGAGATGATTCGCCTCCACGAGGCCATCGAACGGGAGACGACAGCGATTGGATTCGATGCCGAAGGTCACGACTTCTCTCCACACGTCACGCTCGCCCGCATGAACGACGCGCGCGGAAAGGATTACGTCACGCGTGTCGTCCAACACGAAGACCCAACTATCGGGTCGTTCCCCGTTCGAGAGGTGCGGTTAAAGAAGAGCGAACTCGGTCCCGACGGCCCCGAATACGAGACAGTCTCTCGATTCTCGCTGTAA
- a CDS encoding histidine phosphatase family protein, with protein MSPPSTTVVSFVRHAHSPYVPNAERRRGLSQEGRRAAAAITAHLAPVADIVVTSPFERARATVEGIADAAGVPLVLDDDLRERELAGEHVEDFDAAVEHLWANPTASHPGGESHAEAQERGVAAVERLVDAYPNRHVVVGTHGTLMALVFNAYDPRYGYEFWSGLSMPDVYEATFVDGELAGIVRTWVPPNEESAEA; from the coding sequence ATGTCACCCCCCTCGACGACTGTGGTCTCGTTCGTCCGACACGCGCACTCGCCGTACGTCCCGAACGCCGAGCGGCGTCGTGGGCTCTCACAGGAGGGTCGGCGGGCGGCCGCCGCCATCACGGCCCACCTCGCTCCTGTCGCCGACATCGTCGTCACGAGCCCGTTCGAACGTGCTCGCGCAACCGTCGAAGGAATCGCCGACGCTGCTGGCGTCCCACTCGTACTGGACGACGACTTGCGAGAGCGCGAACTTGCAGGGGAACACGTCGAGGACTTTGACGCGGCTGTCGAACACCTCTGGGCGAATCCGACGGCCTCCCATCCAGGTGGTGAGTCGCACGCCGAAGCACAGGAACGCGGCGTCGCTGCCGTCGAACGACTGGTCGACGCGTACCCCAACCGCCACGTCGTCGTCGGGACGCACGGAACGCTCATGGCACTCGTGTTCAACGCCTACGACCCCCGTTACGGCTACGAGTTCTGGAGTGGCCTGTCGATGCCCGACGTGTACGAAGCGACGTTCGTCGACGGCGAACTCGCCGGTATCGTGCGGACGTGGGTGCCACCGAACGAGGAGTCGGCGGAAGCTTAA
- a CDS encoding tetratricopeptide repeat protein, whose protein sequence is MTDDGKRPHRFSEGQGFDEDYSDFSLDPPELSVDPTKVDPVDSRVLTDILDRRNIDPEDVDVEKLLDVGLSYMQINRFEEATEAFERTARFAGEDSPIAQEAWVNKGAAHAQLEEWDEAVGSYREALRVDDDSEHAATAHTNLAYALWESGQTADALDHAERAVELDPRFPQAWYNRGFFLLERGLSEDAVNAFDNAIRLGMRTPAVHEEKARALEELGRDEEAEQAQKQADDIREQAEAELVEDY, encoded by the coding sequence ATGACCGACGACGGCAAGCGACCCCACCGCTTCTCTGAGGGGCAGGGGTTCGACGAGGACTACTCCGACTTCTCGCTCGACCCACCCGAACTCTCGGTGGACCCGACGAAGGTCGACCCAGTTGACTCGCGCGTCCTGACCGACATCCTCGACCGTCGCAACATCGACCCCGAGGACGTCGACGTCGAGAAACTGCTCGACGTGGGCCTCTCGTACATGCAAATCAACCGGTTCGAGGAAGCGACCGAAGCGTTCGAGCGGACGGCACGCTTCGCCGGCGAAGACTCGCCCATCGCACAGGAGGCGTGGGTGAACAAAGGTGCGGCACACGCCCAGCTCGAAGAGTGGGACGAAGCAGTCGGATCCTACCGCGAGGCGCTCCGAGTCGACGATGACAGCGAACACGCCGCGACGGCCCACACGAACCTCGCGTACGCGCTGTGGGAGTCGGGACAGACTGCCGACGCCCTCGACCACGCAGAACGTGCCGTCGAACTCGACCCCCGCTTCCCCCAGGCGTGGTACAACCGTGGGTTCTTCCTCCTCGAACGCGGCCTGAGCGAAGACGCGGTCAACGCGTTCGACAACGCCATCCGTCTCGGAATGCGGACGCCCGCCGTCCACGAAGAGAAGGCGCGCGCACTCGAAGAACTCGGCCGCGACGAAGAGGCAGAACAGGCCCAAAAACAGGCTGACGACATTCGCGAGCAGGCCGAAGCGGAACTCGTCGAGGACTACTGA
- a CDS encoding DUF424 domain-containing protein: MLLRERETPEGLLVSVCDADCIGETYTDGGVSLDVTEDFYGGEEAQTVDQDAVVESLTRATVANIVGEESVNVAIDAGLVDEETVLEVGGTLHAQLLWLR; encoded by the coding sequence ATGCTGCTTCGCGAACGCGAGACCCCGGAAGGACTCCTCGTCTCAGTCTGTGACGCGGACTGCATCGGTGAGACGTACACGGACGGCGGTGTCTCGCTGGACGTGACCGAAGACTTCTACGGCGGCGAAGAGGCCCAGACGGTCGACCAAGATGCCGTCGTCGAGAGCCTCACCCGCGCAACCGTCGCCAACATCGTCGGTGAAGAGTCGGTGAACGTCGCCATCGACGCCGGCCTCGTCGACGAGGAGACGGTCCTCGAAGTCGGTGGGACGCTCCACGCACAGCTCCTCTGGCTTCGGTAA